One genomic region from Quercus robur chromosome 4, dhQueRobu3.1, whole genome shotgun sequence encodes:
- the LOC126723521 gene encoding probable LRR receptor-like serine/threonine-protein kinase At3g47570, with the protein MGPCSHLILAPPSSSFSMHTLILLCCFGFFFTSVLGKNNETDRLALLDFKAKISKDPLGVMSSWNDSIHFCQWKGVSCGRRHQRVTALDLHSQKLVGSISPNVGNLSFLWKLNLENNSFYNEIPLEIGRLHRLEVLQLNNNIIGGTIPSNLSSCAKLRVFHAAVNNLVGEIPTELGTLSKLQIFAIHKNVLMGIIPPSFGNLSSLEGFSVAYNNLGGSIPGSFGLLTKLKIFAVGSNRLSGTIPPLFFNISSITKIDVAVNQIQGHLPSDIGITLPNLETFTISNNQFFGSIPLSISSASNLHILNLAENKLTGKVPSLEKLNRVRLISIAENQLGNGGANDLSFLCSLSNATNLRDLEINTNNFGGELPTCIGNISTSLTFFYLNNNKISGNIPSVIGNLINLEDIEMWNNKFSGNIPSILGNLQKLQFLDLSQNNFIGSIPSSLGNLTNLLELYLGDNNLQGGIPSSFSFSLNNLDLSGNQFTGVLPMEIGNLKNLEHLDISENMLFGKIPTSLASCVKLESLAMGRNFFQGVVPSSWESLRGLEHLDLSNNNFSGMIPKFLESFDFLKLLNLSYNHFEGEVPTNGVFKNASATSIKGNGKLCGGTPKFQLPNCNNKKSMKRMLTLTLMLILFGLIGANLVLSFRFLCSLRKKRKENTSSDSINLLMNVSYQSLFNATDGFSSANLIGVGSFGSVYKGILDQYKHTVAIKVLNLGCHGASKSFKAECEALRNIRHRNLVKVLTVCSGFDYQGHDFKALAYKFMGNGNLDEWLHPTPRKINEVLEKQRKLSLLQRLNIAIDVASALDYLHHHCETPIVHCDLKPSNVLLDDEMIGHVSDFGLARILHDIVHDSSTNQSSSIGVKGTIGYTPPEYGMGNKVSIYGDVYSYGILLLEMFTGKKPIDNSFHDSLNLHDFVKANLPERIFDIIDPILLPKRQEGGRRMNDTCNEYQNGCLKIQECLILILGIGIACSKEYPRERMNISAVVVDLHSIRQNLLRTCIRQVHNTDD; encoded by the exons ATGGGGCCTTGTTCACATCTGATTTTAgctccaccatcatcatctttttCCATGCACACGTTAATCCTTCTCTGCTGCTTTGGCTTTTTTTTCACCTCTGTGCTTGGTAAGAATAATGAGACAGACCGGTTGGCATTGCTCGACTTCAAAGCCAAGATTAGTAAAGATCCTCTCGGGGTGATGAGCTCTTGGAATGATAGCATCCACTTCTGCCAATGGAAAGGTGTTTCTTGTGGTCGCCGACATCAAAGGGTCACTGCGTTGGACCTGCACTCTCAAAAACTGGTAGGCTCTATATCCCCGAATGTTggaaatttaagttttttgtgGAAGCTAAACCTTGAAAACAATAGCTTTTATAATGAAATTCCTCTAGAAATTGGCCGTTTGCACAGACTAGAAGTCTTGCAATTGAACAATAACATAATAGGTGGAACAATTCCTAGCAATTTATCCAGTTGTGCCAAACTCAGAGTGTTTCATGCGGCTGTTAATAATCTGGTTGGAGAAATCCCCACAGAGCTTGGTACCTTGTCAAAGCTCCAAATCTTTGCTATTCATAAAAATGTTTTGATGGGAATTATCCCACCTTCTTTTGGAAACTTATCATCTCTAGAAGGTTTTTCTGTAGCTTATAATAACCTGGGTGGGAGTATCCCTGGTTCTTTTGGCCTATTGACCAAACTTAAAATCTTCGCTGTGGGTTCAAATAGGTTGTCTGGTACAATTCCTCCCTTATTCTTCAATATCTCTTCAATAACAAAGATTGATGTAGCAGTTAACCAAATCCAAGGGCATCTTCCCTCGGACATAGGTATCACTCTACCAAATTTAGAAACATTTACCATCAGTAACAACCAGTTTTTTGGATCTATCCCTCTTTCAATATCTAGTGCCTCGAATTTGCATATACTAAATTTGGCTGAGAATAAACTAACTGGAAAAGTTCCTTCTTTAGAGAAGCTAAATAGAGTGAGGTTGATTTCCATTGCTGAAAACCAGCTTGGAAATGGAGGAGCAAATGACTTGAGTTTTCTCTGTTCTTTGTCAAATGCTACCAACCTAAGAGATTTGGAGATAAATACCAACAACTTTGGGGGGGAGTTGCCTACATGTATTGGCAACATCTCAACTAGTCTTACATTTTTctatttgaataataataaaatatctggAAATATTCCTAGTGTTATAGGGAATCTGATCAACCTGGAGGATATAGAAATGTGgaacaataaattttcaggTAACATCCCCTCTATACTTGGAAACCTTCAGAAATTACAATTTTTGGATTTATCTCAAAACAATTTCATTGGGAGCATTCCATCCTCTCTTGGAAATTTAACAAATTTGTTGGAGTTGTATTTAGGAGACAATAATCTTCAGGGAGGCATCCCTTCAAGTTTCTCATTTTCACTAAATAACCTTGACTTGTCTGGCAACCAATTCACTGGTGTCCTTCCCATGGAAAtaggaaatttgaaaaatttagaACATTTGGATATTTCTGAAAATATGTTGTTTGGTAAAATACCGACAAGTCTTGCAAGTTGTGTAAAGCTAGAATCTCTAGCCATGGGAAGAAACTTTTTCCAAGGGGTTGTTCCTTCATCTTGGGAATCATTAAGAGgtcttgaacatttagacctttctaacaataatttttctggcatgattccaaaatttttggagagttttgatttcttaaaattgttgaaTCTCTCGTACAACCATTTTGAGGGTGAGGTACCAACAAATGGAGTTTTCAAGAATGCAAGTGCAACTTCGATTAAGGGAAATGGTAAGCTTTGTGGGGGCACACCAAAGTTTCAACTTCCTaattgcaacaacaaaaaatccatGAAGAGAATGTTGACTCTTACATTGATGTTAATACTTTTCGGGCTTATTGGAGCAAATTTGGTCCTATCATTTCgatttctttgttctttaagaaaaaaaaggaaagaaaataccTCAAGTGATTCTATAAATTTGCTTATGAATGTGTCTTACCAAAGTCTCTTTAATGCTACTGATGGGTTCTCTTCTGCTAATTTAATTGGTGTGGGTAGTTTCGGGTCAGTTTACAAAGGTATACTTGATCAGTATAAACATACTGTTGCTATCAAGGTGCTGAACTTAGGGTGCCATGGAGCTTCCAAAAGTTTCAAAGCTGAGTGTGAGGCTCTAAGAAACATTAGACACCGAAATCTTGTAAAGGTGCTCACAGTATGTTCAGGTTTTGACTATCAAGGTCATGATTTTAAGGCATTGGCATACAAGTTCATGGGAAATGGCAATCTTGATGAGTGGTTACATCCAACTCCAAGAAAAATTAATGAGGTACTTGAGAAACAAAGGAAGTTAAGTCTTCTTCAAAGATTGAATATTGCCATTGATGTTGCTAGTGCATTGGattatcttcatcatcattgtGAAACACCAATTGTTCATTGTGACCTCAAGCCTAGCAATGTTCTTCTTGATGATGAAATGATTGGACATGTAAGTGACTTTGGGTTGGCAAGAATCCTTCATGATATCGTCCACGATTCTTCTACTAATCAATCAAGCTCCATTGGGGTTAAAGGAACGATTGGTTATACTCCTCCAG AGTATGGTATGGGAAACAAGGTGTCAATATACGGTGATGTTTATAGTTATGGCATATTATTATTAGAGATGTTTACAGGAAAAAAGCCTATCGATAACAGTTTCCACGATAGCTTAAATCTTCATGACTTTGTCAAAGCAAATTTGCCAGAACGAATATTTGATATTATAGATCCTATTCTTCTCCCAAAAAGACAAGAGGGAGGGAGAAGGATGAATGACACTTGCAATGAGTATCAAAATGGGTGTCTAAAAATTCAAGAATGCTTGATTTTGATACTTGGAATTGGAATTGCTTGCTCCAAAGAATATCCAAGAGAAAGGATGAACATCAGTGCTGTTGTAGTCGACTTGCATTCAATTCGGCAAAACCTTCTTAGAACCTGTATACGAcag GTGCACAATACCGATGATTAA